A window from Bos mutus isolate GX-2022 chromosome 1, NWIPB_WYAK_1.1, whole genome shotgun sequence encodes these proteins:
- the WDR4 gene encoding tRNA (guanine-N(7)-)-methyltransferase non-catalytic subunit WDR4 isoform X1: MPATGSRAGAIPDDVTSRRLRLTSLSSAGRKRRWTAHVGGGALGGHMASSAGLALCGHALVVRGGSRLLATSTSSSDGDSLFIYDCSAAEKKSQENKGEDGQPVDQGSDTVLASTFSKSGSYFVLTDDSKRLILFRTNPWQCLSVRTVVRRCTALTFTASEEKILVADKSGDVYSFSVLEPHGGGRLELGHLSMLLDVAVSPDDRFVLTADRDEKIRVSWAAAPHSIESFCLGHTEFVSRIFVVPNHPELLLSSSGDCTLRLWEYRSGRELHCCPLTSLQEPTEPWSDKRFAVSRITYWSQEDCVALSCDGLPVVYIFQLDAAQRQLVPRQLLTFQHRVWDAAFEEGHGLWVLQDCREDPLVLYRPVGGQWQSAPESAELRRVCAHVRVNWAMLEGCAGVDSGFSSLYKATCDNMTTYLKKKEERLQQQLEKKRRQAPPPGPNGPTKKMRAGELAQGCSS; this comes from the exons ATGCCCGCCACCGGCTCGCGCGCGGGGGCGATTCCAGATGACGTCACCTCGCGGCGTCTACGCCTGACGTCACTCTCTAGCGCGGGCCGGAAGAGGCGCTGGACGGCGCACGTGGGTGGAGGCGCGTTGGGCGGGCACATGGCGAGTTCTGCGGGGCTGGCTCTGTGCGGGCATGCGCTGGTGGTTCGGGGCGGTAGCCGGTTGCTGGCTACCTCCACTTCGAGCAG tgaTGGCGACAGCCTCTTCATATATGATTGCAGCGCTGCAGAAAAGaagtcccaagaaaataaagg GGAGGACGGACAGCCCGTGGATCAGGGGAGTGACACCGTTCTGGCGTCCACCTTCTCCAAGTCTGGCAGCTATTTTGTTTTAACTGATGACAGTAAGCGTCTGATTCTTTTCCGTACAAACCCATGGCAATGTCTGAGTGTCAG GACCGTGGTGAGGAGGTGCACGGCGCTGACCTTCACGGCCTCTGAGGAGAAGATCCTGGTGGCGGACAAGTCTGGCGATGTGTATTCCTTCTCGGTGCTGGAGCCGCACGGGGGCGGCAGGCTTGAACTCGGACACCTGTCAATGCTGCTggatgtg GCCGTGAGTCCCGACGACCGCTTTGTCCTCACCGCTGACCGGGATGAGAAGATCCGGGTGAGCTGGGCCGCAGCTCCGCACAGCATCGAGTCCTTCTGCCTGGGGCACACCGA GTTCGTGAGCCGCATCTTCGTGGTGCCCAACCACCCCGAGCTGCTCTTGTCGTCCTCCGGG GACTGCACCCTGAGGCTCTGGGAGTACCGAAGTGGCCGCGAGTTACACTGTTGTCCCCTGACCAGCCTGCAGGAGCCCACGGAGCCCTGGAGTGACAAG AGGTTTGCCGTGTCCAGGATCACTTACTGGAGCCAGGAGGACTGCGTGGCGCTCTCGTGTGACGG GCTGCCCGTGGTCTACATCTTCCAGCTGGATGCTGCCCAGCGACAGCTGGTTCCAAGGCAGCTGCTGACTTTCCAGCACCGGGTGTGGGACGCCGCCTTTGAGGAGGGCCACGGGCTGTGGGTCCTGCAAGACTGCCGGGAGGACCCTCTTGTGCTCTACAGGCCCGTGGGCGGCCAGTGGCAG TCTGCTCCTGAAAGTGCCGAGTTGAGGAGGGTCTGTGCTCACGTTCGCGTGAACTGGGCCATGTTGGAAG GCTGTGCCGGCGTGGACAGTGGCTTCAGCAGCCTCTACAAGGCCACCTGTGACAACATGACCACTTAcctgaagaagaaggaggagcggctgcagcagcagctggagaagaAGCGGCGCCAGGCCCCGCCGCCCGGGCCCAACGGGCCGACCAAGAAGATGAGGGCAGGGGAGTTGGCGCAGGGCTGCTCGTCCTAG
- the WDR4 gene encoding tRNA (guanine-N(7)-)-methyltransferase non-catalytic subunit WDR4 isoform X2 — protein MLLDVAVSPDDRFVLTADRDEKIRVSWAAAPHSIESFCLGHTEFVSRIFVVPNHPELLLSSSGDCTLRLWEYRSGRELHCCPLTSLQEPTEPWSDKRFAVSRITYWSQEDCVALSCDGLPVVYIFQLDAAQRQLVPRQLLTFQHRVWDAAFEEGHGLWVLQDCREDPLVLYRPVGGQWQSAPESAELRRVCAHVRVNWAMLEGCAGVDSGFSSLYKATCDNMTTYLKKKEERLQQQLEKKRRQAPPPGPNGPTKKMRAGELAQGCSS, from the exons ATGCTGCTggatgtg GCCGTGAGTCCCGACGACCGCTTTGTCCTCACCGCTGACCGGGATGAGAAGATCCGGGTGAGCTGGGCCGCAGCTCCGCACAGCATCGAGTCCTTCTGCCTGGGGCACACCGA GTTCGTGAGCCGCATCTTCGTGGTGCCCAACCACCCCGAGCTGCTCTTGTCGTCCTCCGGG GACTGCACCCTGAGGCTCTGGGAGTACCGAAGTGGCCGCGAGTTACACTGTTGTCCCCTGACCAGCCTGCAGGAGCCCACGGAGCCCTGGAGTGACAAG AGGTTTGCCGTGTCCAGGATCACTTACTGGAGCCAGGAGGACTGCGTGGCGCTCTCGTGTGACGG GCTGCCCGTGGTCTACATCTTCCAGCTGGATGCTGCCCAGCGACAGCTGGTTCCAAGGCAGCTGCTGACTTTCCAGCACCGGGTGTGGGACGCCGCCTTTGAGGAGGGCCACGGGCTGTGGGTCCTGCAAGACTGCCGGGAGGACCCTCTTGTGCTCTACAGGCCCGTGGGCGGCCAGTGGCAG TCTGCTCCTGAAAGTGCCGAGTTGAGGAGGGTCTGTGCTCACGTTCGCGTGAACTGGGCCATGTTGGAAG GCTGTGCCGGCGTGGACAGTGGCTTCAGCAGCCTCTACAAGGCCACCTGTGACAACATGACCACTTAcctgaagaagaaggaggagcggctgcagcagcagctggagaagaAGCGGCGCCAGGCCCCGCCGCCCGGGCCCAACGGGCCGACCAAGAAGATGAGGGCAGGGGAGTTGGCGCAGGGCTGCTCGTCCTAG